The following are encoded in a window of Limibacter armeniacum genomic DNA:
- a CDS encoding tyrosine-type recombinase/integrase has protein sequence MTTSPKFLTRQQASTLLESIDNPRHRLMVLLMLRAGLRVSEMLAIRLRHIDFKHRMLTVEKSLKKRGKVKSRQIPMADDLLEAMVHYCSSQRIEREQLLFTYRNKPISRAAVYNMLKRLERQVPEVANLQLYPHKLRHTFATHLRAEDAKLEDIRDLLGHEKVDTSLIYAHADKEKLRQMINRTEKKSWLKTLRRRFSRKRVLNLNYQQLDKDFLIGRKEEVMKIQSALEKGVNVIITGAYGVGKKQLLDNVCALRPTLVFDDTKQFKKSVLNAILFILDGNKEELKRLMFGDISKEQLTNRLSKESLISCCDILMAVTQKGEYVLQISDMDGVTPTVVKALEKLNRHFVIITAARSVSLKNSTFLWNFERIELKPLSRADSLKMIYRLSAGIKFEDYTYARNAIYEASQGNPRMMVDLCERLAKEPELTREVVAEIVQNYVGRELQQIDMSIYFLLLFGGLAVLRYLAAEVGDTSLRFIGGCFMIFMLFARYFFNSFKRSSF, from the coding sequence ATGACCACCTCCCCAAAATTCCTGACCCGACAGCAGGCCTCTACCCTTTTGGAAAGTATCGACAACCCACGTCACCGGCTGATGGTGCTGCTGATGCTCCGTGCCGGCCTACGGGTCTCCGAGATGCTCGCCATCCGGCTGCGCCATATCGATTTCAAGCACCGGATGCTTACCGTAGAAAAGAGTTTGAAAAAGCGGGGCAAAGTAAAAAGTAGGCAAATCCCCATGGCCGATGACCTCTTGGAAGCCATGGTCCACTACTGCTCCAGCCAAAGGATCGAACGGGAACAGCTCTTGTTTACCTACCGAAACAAACCCATCAGCCGGGCCGCCGTCTACAATATGCTCAAGCGGCTCGAAAGGCAAGTACCCGAAGTAGCCAACCTACAGCTTTATCCCCATAAGCTGCGCCATACGTTTGCCACGCACCTAAGGGCAGAGGATGCCAAGCTGGAGGATATCCGGGACCTGCTGGGCCATGAGAAAGTGGACACTAGTTTGATCTATGCCCATGCGGATAAGGAGAAGCTGCGTCAGATGATCAACCGCACCGAAAAGAAAAGCTGGCTTAAAACACTGCGCAGACGCTTTTCCCGCAAAAGGGTATTGAACCTGAATTACCAGCAACTGGACAAGGACTTTCTGATCGGCCGGAAAGAGGAGGTGATGAAAATCCAGTCGGCACTGGAAAAAGGGGTGAACGTAATTATCACCGGTGCCTATGGCGTAGGCAAAAAGCAGCTGCTGGACAACGTCTGCGCCCTGCGGCCTACACTGGTCTTTGACGACACCAAGCAGTTCAAGAAGTCGGTGCTGAATGCGATCCTTTTTATTCTCGACGGCAACAAGGAAGAGCTGAAGCGCCTGATGTTTGGCGATATCTCCAAAGAGCAACTCACCAACCGGCTCAGCAAGGAGTCGCTTATCAGCTGCTGCGATATCCTGATGGCAGTTACGCAGAAGGGGGAATATGTACTGCAAATCTCGGATATGGACGGGGTCACCCCCACCGTAGTGAAAGCACTCGAGAAACTCAACCGACACTTTGTAATAATCACCGCAGCCAGGAGTGTAAGCCTAAAGAACTCCACTTTCCTGTGGAACTTTGAACGTATCGAGCTGAAACCTTTATCAAGAGCCGACAGCCTGAAGATGATCTACCGGCTATCGGCAGGTATCAAGTTCGAGGACTATACCTATGCCCGCAATGCGATCTACGAGGCCAGCCAAGGCAACCCCCGCATGATGGTGGACTTGTGTGAAAGGCTAGCCAAGGAACCGGAGCTGACCCGCGAAGTGGTCGCCGAGATCGTGCAGAACTATGTAGGCCGTGAGTTGCAGCAGATCGATATGAGCATCTATTTCCTGCTGCTGTTTGGCGGACTTGCCGTACTGCGTTACCTCGCCGCTGAGGTGGGCGACACCTCCCTGCGGTTTATCGGAGGCTGCTTTATGATCTTTATGCTGTTTGCCCGCTACTTCTTCAATTCGTTCAAACGCTCCAGCTTCTAG